CGATGGCGGCCTGTTCGTCCGGCTCCGGCAGCACCGCCACGGTGCAGGCGGAAGTGTGGATACGCCCCTGCGACTCGGTCTCCGGCACGCGCTGCACGCGATGAGCACCGGACTCGAACTTGAGCTTGGCGTAGACGTTGTCGCCCTCGACACGGGCGATCACTTCCTTGAAGCCGCCGTGCTCGCCCTCGTTGGCCGACAGCACCTCGACCCGCCAGCCCTGCCTCTCGGCATAGCGCGAGTACATGCGGAACAGGTCGCCGGAGAAGATCGCCGCCTCGTCACCGCCAGTACCGGCGCGGATTTCCAGGTAGACGTTGCGACCGTCGTTGGGGTCCTTGGGCAGCAGCATGCGTTGCAGCTTGTCTTCGAGACTGGCCAACGCTTCCTTGGCCTGTGCCACTTCTTCCTCGGCCATCTCGCGTAGATCCGGGTCGCTTTCCTTGAGCAGCGCCTGAGCGCCTTCGAGGTCGCTCTGCACCTTGCGCAGCTCACGGAAGGTCGCGATCACCGGCTCGATTTCGGCATATTCCTTGGAATATGCGCGGAACTGCGTCTGCTTGGAAATTACCTCGGCATCGCCGAGCAGCGCCGTGAGTTCCTCGAAGCGGTCGCTGAGGTTGTCCAGCTTGTTCAACAGTGAAGCTTTCATTGCAGACCTTTGTCCTGCGGCGCGCTCTCGTCGAGGGCGAACAATTCCTGGGCCAGGCTGAGCGCGTCGACGCGCCCCTCGGCGGTGAGTTTCTTCATGCGTACGCTGGGCGCGTGCAGCAGCTTGTTGGTCAGGCCTCGCGCCAGTTGCGCCAGCACGTCCTCGGGATTGCTGCCATTGACCAGCATGCGCTGGGCCTTGGCCAGTTCCTCGTCGCGCAGGCGTTCGGCCTGCTGGCGGTAGGCCTTGAGCACATCGACCGCGGCCAGCTCGCGCAGGCGCTGCATGAAGCCGTCGGTGCCGGCAGCCACCAGTTCCTCGGCAGCCTGCGCTGCGCCCTGGCGGCTCTTGAGGTTTTCCTCGATGACTTCGTGCAGGTCATCGACGGTATAGAGGTAGACGTCATCCAGCTCGCCCACCTGCGGCTCGATATCGCGTGGCACGGCGATGTCGACCATGAAGATCGGCTTGTGCTTGCGCTTTTTCAGCGCACTTTCCACCGCGCCCTTGCCGAGGATCGGCAACTGGCTGGCAGTGGAGCTGATGACGATATCGCTGTGCGCCAATTCGTCGGGAATGTCCGACAGCAGCACGGCATGGGCACCGAATTGCTCAGCCAGCTGGCTGGCACGCTCCAGGGTGCGGTTGGCGACAACGATGCGCTTGATGCCCTGATCGTGCAGATGGCGCGCTACCAGGCTGATGGTCTCGCCAGCACCGATCAGCAACGCCTGGCTGCGGTGCAGGTCGGCGAAGATCTGCTTGGCCAGGCTGACCGCGGCGAAGGCCACGGAGACCGGGTTCTCGCCGATGGCGGTGTCGGTGCGCACGGTCTTGGCGGTGCTGAAGGTGGCCTGGAACAGGCGCCCGAGCAATGGCCCGACGGTGCCGGCCTCACGCGCCACGGCATAGGCGGACTTGAGCTGGCCGAGAATCTGCGGCTCGCCCAGTACCATCGAATCCAGCCCGCATGCCACACGCATCATGTGCCGAACCGCATCGTCCTCGCTGTGCACATAGGCGCAGGCACGCAGTTCGTCGACGCTCAAACGGTGATAGTCGGCCAGCCACTGCAGCACTTCGTCGCTGCTCAGCTGATCCTGCTCCAGGTACAACTCGCTGCGGTTACAGGTGGAAAGGATCGCTGCCTCACGGCTGGGCGTCAGCCGACACAGCTGCTGCAACGCCTCGACCAGTTGCTCAGGGGTAAAGGCAACGCGCTCGCGCACCTCTACCGAGGCGGTCTTGTGGTTGATACCGAGGGCGATAAAGGCCATGCAGGGTCGCTGAGGGGCAATACGGGAGCCGGCAATTGTCCTACTTCGCCCCCGAGAGAACAACTCCCGCGACCTATTGTCCCAATAGACAGTTCGCCGCATCGTCCTGGCCAGTGGGCTTGCTCCAAGGCTTGTGTCATGATGCCGCGAACGTCGCAGGGCACGCGCCAGCACGGCCCCCGCCCCGGAATAACGCACGACAAGGCACTATGAACAGACCCCTCGCGTTGCTCACTGCATTCGCCTTCCTCAGCGGCTGCCAAACCTTCGCCCCCAGCGAGCCGGACGGTACACCGCCGGTACAGGAAGCCGACCAGACCACCCAACTGGAGCCGAGCGAGTACGGCTCGTTCAGCCAGGAAACCCTGTTCGCCCTGCTCACTGCGGAGCTGGCCGGGCAGCGCAATCGCTTCGATATTGCCCTCGGCAACTATGTGCAGCAGGCACAGATCACCGGCGATGCCGGCGTCGCCGAGCGCGCCTTCCGCATTGCCGAGTACCTCGGCGCTGAACAGCCTGCGCTCGATAGCGCACTGATCTGGGCCCGTAACGCGCCGAGCAACATCGATGCGCAACGCGCCGCTGCCGTGCAGTTGGCCCGCGCCGGCCGTTACGACGAATCCATGACCTTTATGGAGCAGGTGCTGCAGCGCCAGGGCGACACCCACTTCGATTTCCTCGCCCTGTCCGCCGCGGAAACCGACCCGGACACCCGCGCCGGGCTGCTGCAAGGCTTCGACCGCCTGCTGAGCAAGAACCCGGACAACAGCCAACTGCTGTTCGGCAAGGCCATCCTGCTACAACAGGACGGCCGTGCCGAAGAGGCCTTGGAACTGCTCGAAGAAAGCGCTGCGAGCACCAACGAGGTGTCGCCGATCCTGCTGCGCGCTCGCCTGCTGCAGAGCCTCGACCGCGGCAAAGAGGCCATGCCACTGCTGCAGAAAGGCATCCGCAACAACCCCGAAGACAAGCGCCTGCGCCTGACCTACGCGCGCCTGCTGGTCGAGCAGGATCGCCTCGACGACGCCAAAGGCGAATTCTCCAAGCTGGTGCAGGAAAACCCCAACGACGACGACCTGCGTTTCTCCCTGGCCCTGGTGTGCCTGGAAGCCGAAGCCTGGGAAGAAGCCATCGTTTATCTGGAAGAGCTGGTCGAACGCCGCAGCCATGTCGATGCCGCGCACTACAACCTTGGTCGCGCTTATGAGGCGCTGAACGACAACGACAGCGCCCTGCAGGAATACGCCCTGGTCGGTCCGAGCAACGACTATCTGCCGGCCCAGCAACGCCAGGCCGAGCTGCTGTTCGCCCAACAGCGCATCGACGAAGCCAGCGCGCGCCTGGCCCAGGCACGCGACGCGCAGCCCGATTACGCCATCCAGCTGTACCTGATCGAAGCCGAAGGCCTGAGCAATCGCCGCCAGGTCGAGCCGGCCTGGAAAGTGATCAACGAGGGCCTGGAGCAGTACCCCAACGACCTCAACCTGCTCTACACCCGCGCCATGCTCGCGGAAAAGCGCGACGACCTGGCCCAGCTGGAAACTGACCTGCGCTACATCATCCAGCGCGAGCCGGAACACGCCATGGCACTCAATGCCCTCGGCTACACCCTGGCCGACCGCACCACGCGTTATGAAGAAGCGCGCGAGCTGATCGAGAAAGCGCACCAGCTCAACCCGGACGACCCGGCGATTCTCGACAGCCTTGGCTGGGTCAACTACCGCCTGGGCAACCTCGACGAGGCCGAGCGCCTGCTGCGCCAGGCCCTGGAGAAATTCCCCGACCACGAAGTCGCCGCACACCTGGGCGAAGTGCTCTGGGCCCAGGGCAAACAGCGCGAAGCCAAACGCGTCTGGCGCGACGCCTTCGCCGATGCGCCAGACAGCCCCATTCTGCGTGACACGCTGTTGCGCCTGACCGGTTCCGAGACTCTTTGATGCTTCGTCACCTACTCGTATTCAGCCTTATCGCCCTGCTTGCCGGTTGCGCCGGCCTTACCTCGCGCGAAGCGCTGGAAGGCCAGGGCGACCCGGCCAAATGGAAGGCTCACAAGCAGCAGATCACCCAGCTCGATGGCTGGCAAATCAACGGCAAGATCGGCATTCGCGCCCCGCAAGACTCCGGCAGTGCCACACTGTTCTGGCTGCAGCGCCAGGATTACTACGACATTCGCCTGTCCGGTCCACTCGGTGGCGGTGCCGCCCGCCTGACTGGCCGCCCGGGTGACATCCTGCTGGAAGTGTCCAACCGTGGCCGCTACCGCGCCGAATCGCCGGAAGACCTGCTGCGCGAACAACTGCGCCTGGACCTGCCGGTGTCCAACCTGCTCTGGTGGATTCGCGGCCTGCCCGCCCCGGAAAGCCGCAGCCGCATCACCCTCGATGGCGAAAGCCACCTGGCGCAGCTGGAGCAGGACGGCTGGAAGGTCGAATACCAACGCTACACCGAGCAGAACGGCTACGCCCTGCCGGAGCGCCTGAAGCTCTACGGCCAAAACCTGGAAGTGACCCTGGTGATCAAGGACTGGCAGCCGCGTCAGCTCGGCCAATAAGCCAGCGGCACAACCTGTGGGAGGGGCTTCAGCCGCGACAGCTTGCCCAGCGCCTCCCATAGCACGCAGCCGCGTGGATAGGCCACGCGGCGGACCACTCCCTCTCCCATTTATGGGAGAGGGCCGGGGAGAGGGTGATTTGCCGCCCCTCTCCCCCGCCCCTCTCCCGCAAGCGGGAGAGGGGAGACAAGCCCCTAACACGACTCTTCAGCGCACCCCATGACCAACACCGCCATCCCCACCCACGCCGAACTGATCCTGCCCGCCCCTGCCAAGCTCAACCTGATGCTGCATATCCTCGGCCGTCGCGCCGACGGCTATCACGAGCTGCAGACCCTGTTTCAGTTTCTCGACCACGGCGATGAACTTGGCTTCAGCGTCCGCCAGGATGGCGAAATCTGCCTGCATACACCCATCGACGGCGTGCCACATGACAGCAACCTGATCGTGCGCGCCGCCAGGCGCCTGCAGGAAGCTTCAGGCACCGCGCTGGGCGCCGATATCTGGTTGGACAAACGCCTGCCCATGGGCGGCGGCATCGGCGGCGGCAGTTCGGACGCTGCCACCACCCTGCTCGGCCTCGACTATCTGTGGAACACCCAATTGGGCGAAGATCGCCTGGCCGAACTGGGTCTGGCCCTGGGCGCCGATGTGCCGGTATTCGTGCGCGGTCGTGCGGCCTTTGCCGAGGGTGTTGGCGAGCGCCTGACGCCCGTCGAACTGGAGGAACCCTGGTTCCTCGTCGCCGCACCGCAAGTCTTTGTAAGCACAGCAGAAGTTTTCGGCTCGCCCGAGTTGACACGGGATACGCCGCCCATTAAAGTTCGCAGCCTTCTTGCGGGGGGTGGTCGAAACGACTGCCAGCCGGTCGTAGAGAAGCGTTACCCTGAAGTTCGTAACGCTTTGATCTTGTTGAACAAATTTGTTCAGGCTAGATTGACCGGCACTGGAGCTTGCATATTTGGGAGCTTCCCAAATAGGGACGATGCTGATAAAGTCGCCCGCCAACTTCCAGGCACTCTGCCGAGTTTTGTCGCTCAAGGTCGCAACATTTCGATGCTGCACCGCAGGCTCCAAGCATTGGCCAAGAAGTGAATGCTCAGCATTCGGTTATACGATACAGGGGCGTCGCCAAGCGGTAAGGCACCAGGTTTTGATCCTGGCATGCGTTGGTTCGAATCCAGCCGCCCCTGCCATAACCTCCTCCGGGAGGCATCGCAAACCGAGTCAAGCAGCATTCGATACTGAATATAGGGGCGTCGCCAAGCGGTAAGGCACCAGGTTTTGATCCTGGCATGCGTTGGTTCGAATCCAGCCGCCCCTGCCATTTTCCATACCCATCCAGGTATACCCCCAGCCGGCAGGTACTGCGCGTGTCCAAGATGATGGTCTTCACGGGGAACGCAAACCCCGATCTGGCGCGACGGATCGTTCGTCAGCTGCACATTCCCCTCGGCGATGCGTCGGTCGGTAAGTTCTCCGACGGCGAAATCATGATCGAAATCAACGAAAACGTCCGCGGTAAAGACGTCTTCCTGATTCAGCCGACCTGTGCACCCACCAACGATAACCTGATGGAACTGGTCGTGATGGCTGATGCCTTCCGCCGTTCCTCGGCGACTCGCATCACCGCAGTCATCCCCTACTTCGGCTACGCCCGTCAGGATCGCCGCCCGCGTTCTGCACGTGTGGCGATCAGCGCCAAGGTAGTGGCCGACATGCTCACCGTGGTCGGTATCGACCGCGTGCTGACCGTCGACCTGCACGCTGACCAGATCCAGGGCTTCTTCGACATTCCGGTGGACAACATCTACGGCTCCCCGGTCCTGGTCGACGACATCGAAGACCAGCGCTTCGACAACCTGATGATCGTCTCCCCCGATATCGGCGGCGTCGTTCGTGCCCGCGCCGTGGCCAAGAGCCTGGGCGTCGACCTGGCGATCATCGACAAGCGTCGTGAGAAAGCCAACCAGTCCGAAGTGATGCACATCATCGGTGACGTCGAAGGCCGTACCTGCATCCTCGTCGACGACATGGTCGACACCGCCGGTACCCTGTGCCACGCCGCCAAAGCGCTGAAAGAGCGCGGTGCCGCCAAGGTCTACGCCTACTGCACCCACCCGGTGCTGTCCGGCCGCGCCATCGAGAACATTGAAAATTCGTCGCTGGACGAGCTGGTGGTCACCAACACCATCCCGCTGTCCGCTGCAGCGCAGTCTTGCTCGCGTATTCGCCAGCTCGACATCGCCCCGGTCGTCGCCGAAGCGGTTCGCCGCATCAGCAATGAAGAATCGATCAGCGCGATGTTCCGCTAAGGAACCCGCTGACGTTAAGCGCCCCGCCTCGTGCGGGGCTTTTTGCCCTACCGCCCGAGGCTGGTCGCAAGCCACAAGGCGGTTTGGTTATTTTGGAGAAGTGAAATGACTGTTGAATTTGCCCTGAATGCCGAAGTGCGTTCCGACCTGGGGAAAGGTGCGAGCCGCCGCCTGCGTCGTAACGTGTCCATGGTGCCTGCCGTGATCTACGGTGGCGACAAAGCCCCGCAATCCATCAGCCTGCTGGCCAAAGACCTGGCCAAGCTGCTGGAAAACGAAGCTGCCTTCAGCCACGTCCTGAGCCTGGACGTTGCCGGCACCAAAGAAAACGTACTGATCAAAGCCCTGCAGCGCCACCCGGCCAAAGGCTTCGTTCTGCACGCTGACTTCCAGCGCGTCGTTGCCGGCCAGAAACTGACCGCCCACGTACCGCTGCACTTCATCAACGAAGCCAGCTCCGTTGGCGTCAAGCAAGGCGGCGGCGAAGTTCTGCACGCCCTGAACGAAGTCGAAGTTTCCTGCCTGCCGAAAGACCTGCCGGAATTCATCGAAGTCGACATGGCTGCAGTCGCTGTTGACCAGACCGTTCACCTGTCCGACATCAAGCTGCCGAAAGGCGTTGAGCTGGTTGCTCTGGCCCACGGCAGTGACCTGCCGGTAGCCAGCATCCATCTGCCGCGCGTTCGTGAAGAAGCTGCCGGCGAAGGCGCTGCCGAGTAATCGTCAGCAGCTGGCCCGGCATGCGATCACGCCGGGCCATGTTCACGAAAGGGCTCCTGTATGACTGCCGTACAACTGATCGTTGGCCTGGGTAACCCGGGCCCCGAATACGACCAGACCCGGCACAATGCAGGGGCCCTTTTCGTTGAGCGCGTGGCCGCCAGCCAGCGCGCCAACCTCTCCGTAGATCGCAAATATTTCGGCCTGGTGGGCAAATTCGTCCATCAGGGGCGCGAAGTTCGTCTGCTTATCCCCACCACCTACATGAACCGCAGCGGCCAGTCCGTGGCGGCCTTGGCCAATTTCTTCAAGCTCAAGCCTGAAGAGATCCTGGTGGCTCACGACGAACTCGACATGCCTCCCGGCGTCGCCAAGCTCAAGCAGGGCGGCGGCCACGGCGGGCATAACGGCCTGCGCGACATCATCGCCCAGCTCGGTAACCAGAATAACTTTCATCGCCTGCGGCTCGGCATCGGCCACCCGGGGCACGCCAGCCTGGTCTCCGGCTACGTGCTCGGACGCGCCCCACGCAGCGAACAGGAACTGCTCGAGCAGAGCATCGACTTCGCCTTGGACGTCCTGCCGGAAATACTCGCCGGCGACTGGACCGTGGCCATGCGCAAACTGCATAGCCAGAAGGCCACCAAGTAACCACCTTTCCCCCGAGGGACACACCATGGGATTCAACTGCGGCATCGTCGGCCTGCCCAACGTCGGCAAGTCCACCCTGTTCAACGCCCTCACCAAGTCCGGCATCGCCGCAGAAAACTTCCCCTTCTGCACCATCGAGCCGAACAGCGGCATCGTGCCCATGCCCGACCCGCGCCTGGATGCCCTGGCCGAGATCGTCAAGCCCGAGAAGGTCATCCCCACCACCATGGAATTCGTCGACATCGCCGGCCTGGTAGCGGGCGCGTCGAAAGGTGAAGGCCTGGGCAACAAGTTCCTCGCCAACATCCGCGAGACCGACGCCATCGCCCACGTGGTGCGCTGCTTCGAAGACGAGAACGTCATCCACGTGGCCAACAGCGTCGACCCCAAGCGCGACATCGAGATCATCGACCTCGAACTGATCATGGCCGACCTCGACAGCTGCGAGAAGCAACTGCAGCGCGTAGCTCGTACCGCCAAGGGTGGCGACAAGGAATCCGTGGCGCAAAAGGCCCTGCTGGAAAAGCTCATCCCCCACCTCACCGAAGGCAAGCCGGCGCGCAGCCTGCTCAAAGACCTGGGTGACGACGAGAAGCGCCTGGCCAAGACCTTCCACCTGCTCACCACCAAGCCGGTGATGTACATCGCCAACGTCGCCGAAGACGGCTTCGAGAACAACCCGCACCTCGACGTGGTGCAAGCCATCGCCGACGCAGAAGGCGCCATCGTCGTGCCGGTGTGCAACAAGATCGAAGCCGAGATCGCCGAACTGGACGATCTCGAAGAAATGCAGATGTTCCTCGAAACCATGGGCATGGAAGAGCCGGGCCTGAACCGCGTGATCCGCGCCGGTTACTCGCTGCTCAACCTGCAGACCTACTTCACCGCTGGCGTGAAGGAAGTGCGTGCCTGGACCGTCAAAGTCGGCGCCACCGCCCCGCAGTCAGCTGCTGCGATCCACACCGACTTCGAAAAAGGCTTCATCCGCGCCGAAGTCATCGCCTACGACGACTTCATCCAGTACAAGGGCGAAGCCGGCGCCAAGGAAGCCGGCAAATGGCGCCTGGAAGGCAAGGACTACATCATCAAAGACGGCGACGTGATGCACTTCCGCTTTAACGTTTGATCGTTGTAGGCAGTGCATAAACAGAACCCCGCAAAAGCGGGGTTTTTTGTTTTTGGGGTGGGAAATTGTTGGGTTGGGGGGCGAGCTGGGATTATGAATCCGCTACGAACCGCCCCGCTAAGCCAGATAGCTGTTGGCGCTGATGGAAAATTGACCCACCCTGCCGATTGAAATTTGACCCAGGGCGGATTGCTGATTTTGTTACCAGCAACTGTGGATAAGTCTACCAGCGCAGCTGCTTTTGAACCCACTCCCTCGCTGTCCCAGTTCAGCTGTTGAAGACCTGCCACATGCAGCCATGCAGCAGGCCGTCGTCACCATGAAATCAGAACGACTCATCGTCCTCCGGTTCCTAGCCGCCCTTACGCTTTCGCTCCCGTGATTTGATCTTGGCCTGGGCCGCCAAGCTACTGTGTTGCAGGCGATAGGACTCGTTACCGGTTTCGACGATGTGGCAGTGGTGGGTCAGCCGATCCAGCAGGGCGGTGGTCATCTTGGCGTCGCCGAACACGCTCGACCATTCGGCGAAGCTCAGGTTGGTGGTGATCACCACGCTGGTGTGTTCGTACAGCTTGGACAGCAGGTGAAACAGCAACGCACCGCCAGCCTGGCTGAACGGCAGATAACCCAGTTCGTCGAGGATGACCAGATCCATGCGCAGCAGTGCCTGGGCGATCCGCCCGGCTTTGCCGTCGTGTTTTTCGCGCTCCAGCAGATTGACCAGATCGACCGTGGAGTAGAAGCGCACGCGCTTGCCATGCCGGGTGATGCCGGACACGGCCAGCGCGGTGGCTAGGTGGGTTTTACCGGTGCCTGGCCCACCGATCAGCACCACGTTCTGCGCGGTGTCGGTAAAGGCCAGGCTGGCCAGCTCGCTGATCAGGCGTGCGTCGGCGCTAGAGGCGTTGAAATCGAAGCTGGCCAGATCGCGGTGCATCGGCAGCTTGGCCATGTTCATCTGGTGGCTCACCGAGCGCATGGCGCGATCTGTGTGCTCTTGTTCCAGCAGGTGTTCGAGCAGCCACTTGGACGAGGCTGTGTTCGACTCACCCTGTGCAGTTAACTCCGCCCAGGCCGTGGCCATGCCGTGCAGGCGCAGCTCCTTGAGTTCCGCCATCAAATCACGCATGACCGACCTCCTCGGCCTGGCCACGCAGGCGGTCGTAGCGCGCCGTGTTAGCGACGGGGGCTTCCTTGAGCGACAAGTGGGTTTCGACGCTGGGTGGTGGTTCGGTCGCGGCCAGGCGCGCCACGACATTGAGGATGTGTTCGGCGCTCAGGCTGCCGCTTTCCAGTACCAGCTCAACAGCCACCAACACCGCATCGAGCCCGGCGACCGGTACGGCAGCCAGAACTTGCGCCATGATCCGGTCACCGCCGGCATGACGCCCCAGACCGTGCTTAAGTTGACGCAGCGGCGCCGGCAGATCAGCAAAGGGCGCGCCGTTGCGCAGCGCACCGGGCTTGCGTTCGATCAGCGGGAGGTAGTGCTGCCAGTCATAGCTGACCTGGTCGCGATCCAGCAAGCGGACATGGCTGGCGATCAGCGCGTCGTCAGCCACCACCTCGATTCGCGTCGGATACAAACGGCTGCTGACCCACTTACCCGCGTACTCACACGGCACCGAGTAGCGGTTGCGCCCGACGCTGACCAGGCAGGTGCTGGAGACCCGCGCAGGCCGCTCGACGTAACCGTCGAATGGCGCTGGCACAGGCATCAGTTCAGCGCGCTCCAACTCAAGCACTTCGGCCACACTCAGCCCGCTGTATTGAGGGTGCGTCAGCTCGTTCCAAAGCGCGCGGCAGCGCTGGCCCAGCCAGGCATTGAGTTCCTCGAAGGAGTGAAACTGACAGTCCTGGGCGTCTAGCCAGATACGCCTGCGGCTGTCTTGCACGTTCTTTTCAACGATGCCCTTTTCCCAACCAGCGGCGACGTTGCAGAAGTCCGGATCGAACAGGTAATGCGCGCACATCACCGCAAAGCGTGCATTCACCGCCCGGCCTTTGCCCTTATTGACCTTGTCGACGGCGGTCTTCATGTTGTCGTAGATGCCCCGGCGCGGCACGCCGCCCAAGGCGCCGAACGAGCGTGTATGGGCGTCAAATAACATCTCATGGCCCTGGCTCGGATACGCCACAAGCCAGAACGCACGGCTGGCACACAGCTTCAGATGTGCCACCTGCATACGCCGGTAAATGCCGCCGACCAGCAAGCCTTCCTCGCTCCAGTCAAACTGAAACGCCTCGCCAAGAGCAAAGGTCAGCGGCACAAAGGCCTGCGACGCCTTGCCCTGTCCCCCTCGCCAGGCACGGATAAACGCGGTGAGCTGGCTGTAGCCACCGTCATAACCATCGGCTTTGATTTGCGCCAACAGCGCCTTGGCACTGCGCCGCTGTTGCTTGGGGCGCAGCGAATCGGCTTTTAGCGCCTGCTCTAGCGTGGCGTGAAAAGGGCTGAGTTTGTTAAAGATCGCGCGGCGTTGGTACACCGGCTGCTTGGCCTCAGGTGCTCTGACCCACTTGCGAATCGTGTTGCGCGCCAGCCCGGTGCGCTTGGCTATCTCATGCAGCGACAGCTTGTCGCGGAAATACATCCGCCGAATTTTGCCCATCATTTCCATACTGATCACCCTGTGTTCTCCTGCTCAAAAATTGAGCAGAAGCAGTTGAACACCTGGGTCAGTTTTCAGTCGGCAGAACAGCCTCTACTGGGTCAGTTTTCGGTCAGCGGCAACAGCCAGGGAACAGCAGGGCATAGGCTCCAGTGATCGGTCGCAGTTCTTCCAGCAGGGCAATGGCTTGGCGGCAGAGTGGCACCAGGTGTTCGCGGCCCTTCTTGCGGCCTTTGCGTTCTACCGGGATCGTCCACACCTGTTTGGCAAAGTCGAACTCTGACCACTGGGCTTCGCGTAGCTCGCTGGGGCGGACGGCCAGCAGGGTTAGCAGGCGCAAACCTATTTGCACATCCTTGGCGTGTGGGTAGGACTGAATTGCCCGGAGCAGCGCGGGCAGCTCGTCCCGGGAGACGTGGGCATAGTTCTCGGCTTTGCCGGAGGAAAGGAACTTGTGTATGCCCTCAAGCGGATTGTTCACGGCCCGGCCGGTAACCCTGGCCAGGTCGTACACGTCCTTGCAGTAGGCACGCACCCGGCTCATCTGCTCGAGGATGCCTTGCTGCTCCATGCCGCGCAGCAGCTCCATCCACTCCATGGACAGGATCTCTGTGTAAGGGCGCTTGCCGAAGGTGGGGAACACATGGCGCTCAAGCGCACCCATCACCCTCGCAGCGGTTCCGCTGTCCCATCCACCAAGGCGCGAGGTGTGCCACTCCCGGGCTAGGTGCTCGAACGTGTTGTTGGCAGTCGCCAGTGCCTCGGCTTTGCGCGCTTGCTTGCTGGCAAGGGGGTTGCGCCCGGCAGACGCATCGGCCTTCAGCTCAGCGGCCTTCTGTCGGGCGAGGGCGCCGCTGACTTCCGGGTAACCACCCAACCCCAACCATGACCATTTGCCGTCCGGTTTCTTGTAGCGCAGCTCCCAGGACTTGCCGCCGTTGGGCTTCACCCTGAAATACAGGCCGGCACTGTCCAATTCGCGGTAGGCAGCTGCCTCCGACTCGAGGCTGGCCAGCGTGGTATCTGCCAGGGGGCGGCGCTTGATCTCCGAACGCTTCATTGTGTGTATGCCTCGAGTTCAACTTTTGTCGAAGCATACACAGGGGCATACACGGCGGGAAGGGCTAGGGGTAGATAAGTAGATACAGACAGAGACAAGAAAGCCCGCACAGGGCGGGCTTCTTGGGGTGTTTCGTAGACTGCTGTAGACAGCTAGAAGGAGGATATGGTGGCTACACCGGGACTTGAACCTGGGACATCAGCATTATGAATGCTGCGCTCTAACCAACTGAGCTATGTAGCCAACGGCGCGCATTGTCCGCGTCTCGCCTATCGCTGTCAACCCCAGATCATCGATAAATTTACGTTTTATCAAGCGGTTAGGCTTCGCGGGTGGCGACTCGCTGAATCGCTCGTTTCTGAGCCTGCGGCTCGCCCCTCAACCGCTTAGACGGTGCTTGCGGGGCTGTCGGGCGATGCCGGAAAATCCGCGTCCAGCAGGCTGCAGCGCCGCCGCGCGCTGGCCCATGAACCAGGAGAGCACCTTGAGAGCGAGAGACGACTTCGACGATCTGCGGGCGGAGCGTGATATGCCGACGCATTACCGCAACGAACCCAACCGCCATGCCGGGCTGTGGAAGCAGATCGCTATTGGCATCGTCGTCGGCTACAGCGTGTTGGGCATCCTCAGCGCGGTTGCCT
The genomic region above belongs to Pseudomonas sediminis and contains:
- the prfA gene encoding peptide chain release factor 1 is translated as MKASLLNKLDNLSDRFEELTALLGDAEVISKQTQFRAYSKEYAEIEPVIATFRELRKVQSDLEGAQALLKESDPDLREMAEEEVAQAKEALASLEDKLQRMLLPKDPNDGRNVYLEIRAGTGGDEAAIFSGDLFRMYSRYAERQGWRVEVLSANEGEHGGFKEVIARVEGDNVYAKLKFESGAHRVQRVPETESQGRIHTSACTVAVLPEPDEQAAIEINPADLRVDTYRSSGAGGQHVNTTDSAIRITHIPTGTVVECQEERSQHKNRAKAMAWLAAKLQDQQEAAAHKEISETRKLLVGSGDRSERIRTYNFPQGRVTDHRINLTLYSLNEVIAGGVEAVIEPLLAEYQADQLAALGD
- the hemA gene encoding glutamyl-tRNA reductase, with amino-acid sequence MAFIALGINHKTASVEVRERVAFTPEQLVEALQQLCRLTPSREAAILSTCNRSELYLEQDQLSSDEVLQWLADYHRLSVDELRACAYVHSEDDAVRHMMRVACGLDSMVLGEPQILGQLKSAYAVAREAGTVGPLLGRLFQATFSTAKTVRTDTAIGENPVSVAFAAVSLAKQIFADLHRSQALLIGAGETISLVARHLHDQGIKRIVVANRTLERASQLAEQFGAHAVLLSDIPDELAHSDIVISSTASQLPILGKGAVESALKKRKHKPIFMVDIAVPRDIEPQVGELDDVYLYTVDDLHEVIEENLKSRQGAAQAAEELVAAGTDGFMQRLRELAAVDVLKAYRQQAERLRDEELAKAQRMLVNGSNPEDVLAQLARGLTNKLLHAPSVRMKKLTAEGRVDALSLAQELFALDESAPQDKGLQ
- a CDS encoding tetratricopeptide repeat protein, producing MNRPLALLTAFAFLSGCQTFAPSEPDGTPPVQEADQTTQLEPSEYGSFSQETLFALLTAELAGQRNRFDIALGNYVQQAQITGDAGVAERAFRIAEYLGAEQPALDSALIWARNAPSNIDAQRAAAVQLARAGRYDESMTFMEQVLQRQGDTHFDFLALSAAETDPDTRAGLLQGFDRLLSKNPDNSQLLFGKAILLQQDGRAEEALELLEESAASTNEVSPILLRARLLQSLDRGKEAMPLLQKGIRNNPEDKRLRLTYARLLVEQDRLDDAKGEFSKLVQENPNDDDLRFSLALVCLEAEAWEEAIVYLEELVERRSHVDAAHYNLGRAYEALNDNDSALQEYALVGPSNDYLPAQQRQAELLFAQQRIDEASARLAQARDAQPDYAIQLYLIEAEGLSNRRQVEPAWKVINEGLEQYPNDLNLLYTRAMLAEKRDDLAQLETDLRYIIQREPEHAMALNALGYTLADRTTRYEEARELIEKAHQLNPDDPAILDSLGWVNYRLGNLDEAERLLRQALEKFPDHEVAAHLGEVLWAQGKQREAKRVWRDAFADAPDSPILRDTLLRLTGSETL
- the lolB gene encoding lipoprotein insertase outer membrane protein LolB, giving the protein MMLRHLLVFSLIALLAGCAGLTSREALEGQGDPAKWKAHKQQITQLDGWQINGKIGIRAPQDSGSATLFWLQRQDYYDIRLSGPLGGGAARLTGRPGDILLEVSNRGRYRAESPEDLLREQLRLDLPVSNLLWWIRGLPAPESRSRITLDGESHLAQLEQDGWKVEYQRYTEQNGYALPERLKLYGQNLEVTLVIKDWQPRQLGQ
- the ispE gene encoding 4-(cytidine 5'-diphospho)-2-C-methyl-D-erythritol kinase; the protein is MTNTAIPTHAELILPAPAKLNLMLHILGRRADGYHELQTLFQFLDHGDELGFSVRQDGEICLHTPIDGVPHDSNLIVRAARRLQEASGTALGADIWLDKRLPMGGGIGGGSSDAATTLLGLDYLWNTQLGEDRLAELGLALGADVPVFVRGRAAFAEGVGERLTPVELEEPWFLVAAPQVFVSTAEVFGSPELTRDTPPIKVRSLLAGGGRNDCQPVVEKRYPEVRNALILLNKFVQARLTGTGACIFGSFPNRDDADKVARQLPGTLPSFVAQGRNISMLHRRLQALAKK
- a CDS encoding ribose-phosphate pyrophosphokinase, giving the protein MSKMMVFTGNANPDLARRIVRQLHIPLGDASVGKFSDGEIMIEINENVRGKDVFLIQPTCAPTNDNLMELVVMADAFRRSSATRITAVIPYFGYARQDRRPRSARVAISAKVVADMLTVVGIDRVLTVDLHADQIQGFFDIPVDNIYGSPVLVDDIEDQRFDNLMIVSPDIGGVVRARAVAKSLGVDLAIIDKRREKANQSEVMHIIGDVEGRTCILVDDMVDTAGTLCHAAKALKERGAAKVYAYCTHPVLSGRAIENIENSSLDELVVTNTIPLSAAAQSCSRIRQLDIAPVVAEAVRRISNEESISAMFR